In one window of Nakamurella alba DNA:
- a CDS encoding cysteine desulfurase: MPGDASGVIPLDISAIRADFPILERTVRDGKPLVYLDSGATSQRPVPVIDAEQEYLTTHHAAVHRGAHQLAEEATDAYEGARARIAGFVGAARPEELVFVKNATEAINLIAYSFGNASIGPDVPGAATRFALGPGDEIVITEMEHHANLVPWQELARRTGATLKWFGLTDDFRLDLSSIDEIITPRTKVVAFTHQSNVLGTVNPVQRLVEAAHRVGALTVLDACQSVPHGPVDVQQLGVDLLAFSGHKMFGPSGVGGLYGRYDLLSAMPPFLTGGSMIEQVFMDHSTYAAPPARFEAGVPMTSQAVGLGAAVDYLETVGMQQVAAHEAELTGLALQQLSALPGIRIIGPSDTVDRGGAVSFVVDGVHAHDVGQILDDNGVAVRVGHHCAWPLHRRYGIAATVRASFALYNTAEEVGALVEAVRDAQRFFSV; the protein is encoded by the coding sequence GTGCCCGGTGACGCCTCCGGTGTGATCCCGCTGGACATCTCGGCGATCCGGGCGGACTTCCCGATCCTGGAGCGCACCGTCCGGGACGGGAAGCCGTTGGTGTACCTGGACTCCGGTGCCACCTCGCAGCGGCCGGTGCCGGTGATCGACGCCGAGCAGGAGTACCTGACGACGCACCACGCCGCGGTGCACCGCGGCGCGCACCAGCTGGCCGAGGAGGCCACCGACGCCTACGAGGGCGCCCGGGCCCGCATCGCCGGTTTCGTCGGTGCCGCGCGCCCGGAGGAGCTGGTGTTCGTCAAGAACGCCACCGAGGCGATCAACCTGATCGCCTACTCCTTCGGCAACGCCTCGATCGGTCCCGACGTGCCCGGCGCAGCCACGCGTTTCGCGCTCGGGCCGGGCGACGAGATCGTCATCACCGAGATGGAGCACCACGCGAACCTGGTGCCGTGGCAGGAACTGGCCCGGCGGACCGGGGCGACGCTGAAGTGGTTCGGGCTCACCGACGACTTCCGCCTCGACCTGTCCTCGATCGACGAGATCATCACCCCGCGGACCAAGGTCGTCGCGTTCACCCACCAGTCGAACGTGCTCGGCACGGTCAACCCGGTACAGCGACTCGTCGAGGCCGCGCACCGCGTCGGCGCGCTGACCGTGCTGGACGCCTGCCAGTCCGTGCCGCACGGCCCGGTGGACGTGCAGCAGCTGGGCGTCGACCTCCTGGCGTTCTCCGGACACAAGATGTTCGGCCCGTCCGGGGTCGGTGGGCTGTACGGCCGGTACGACCTGCTGTCCGCCATGCCGCCGTTCCTCACCGGCGGGTCGATGATCGAGCAGGTCTTCATGGACCACTCGACCTACGCAGCGCCGCCGGCCCGGTTCGAGGCCGGCGTCCCGATGACCTCGCAGGCCGTCGGGCTCGGCGCCGCGGTGGACTACCTGGAGACCGTCGGCATGCAGCAGGTCGCCGCGCACGAGGCGGAGCTGACCGGGCTGGCGCTGCAGCAGCTCTCCGCGCTGCCCGGCATCCGGATCATCGGACCGTCCGACACCGTCGACCGCGGCGGTGCGGTGTCCTTCGTGGTCGACGGGGTGCACGCGCACGACGTCGGCCAGATCCTCGACGACAACGGGGTGGCGGTGCGGGTCGGTCACCACTGTGCCTGGCCGCTGCACCGCCGCTACGGGATCGCCGCGACCGTGCGGGCCTCCTTCGCGCTCTACAACACGGCCGAGGAGGTCGGGGCGCTGGTGGAAGCAGTTCGCGACGCCCAGCGTTTCTTCTCGGTGTAG
- the sufB gene encoding Fe-S cluster assembly protein SufB: protein MTQAETIDTLGRYAFGWADADVAGASARRGLNEDVVRDISAKKSEPEWMLERRLKALKLFERQPMPSWGGDLSGIDFDNIKYFVRSGEKQAASWEELPDDIKNTYDRLGIPEAEKQRLVSGVAAQYESEVVYHSIQKDLEDQGVIFLDTDSGLREHPEIFEEYFGSVIPSGDNKFSALNTAVWSGGSFVYVPKGVHVDIPLQAYFRINTENMGQFERTLIIVDEDAYVHYVEGCTAPIYKSDSLHSAVVEIIVRKGGRCRYTTIQNWSNNVYNLVTKRAKAEAGATMEWVDGNIGSKVTMKYPSVWMTGEHAKGEVMSIAFAGEGQHQDTGAKMLHLAPHTSSTIISKSVSRGGGRTSYRGLVRVNPGAHHSKSTVKCDALLVDTVSRSDTYPYVDVREDDVAMGHEATVSKVSEEQLFYLMSRGLTEDEAMAMIVRGFVEPIARELPMEYALELNRLIELQMEGAVG from the coding sequence ATGACCCAGGCCGAGACGATCGACACGTTGGGTCGGTACGCCTTCGGGTGGGCCGACGCCGATGTCGCCGGCGCCTCCGCGCGGCGGGGTCTGAACGAGGACGTGGTGCGGGACATCTCCGCCAAGAAGAGCGAGCCGGAATGGATGCTCGAGCGGCGTCTCAAGGCGCTGAAGCTCTTCGAGCGCCAGCCGATGCCGAGCTGGGGCGGCGACCTGTCGGGCATCGACTTCGACAACATCAAGTACTTCGTCCGGTCCGGCGAGAAGCAGGCGGCCTCCTGGGAGGAGCTGCCCGACGACATCAAGAACACCTACGACCGTCTCGGCATCCCCGAGGCCGAGAAGCAGCGCCTGGTCTCGGGTGTCGCCGCGCAGTACGAGTCCGAGGTGGTGTACCACTCCATCCAGAAGGACCTCGAGGACCAGGGTGTCATCTTCCTGGACACCGACTCCGGCCTCCGTGAGCACCCGGAGATCTTCGAGGAGTACTTCGGCTCAGTCATCCCGTCCGGCGACAACAAGTTCTCCGCGCTGAACACCGCGGTCTGGTCCGGCGGCTCGTTCGTCTACGTCCCCAAGGGCGTGCACGTCGACATCCCGCTGCAGGCCTACTTCCGGATCAACACCGAGAACATGGGCCAGTTCGAGCGGACGCTGATCATCGTCGACGAGGACGCCTACGTGCACTACGTCGAGGGCTGCACCGCGCCGATCTACAAGTCCGACTCGCTGCACTCCGCGGTCGTCGAGATCATCGTGCGCAAGGGTGGCCGCTGCCGGTACACCACCATCCAGAACTGGTCGAACAACGTCTACAACCTGGTCACCAAGCGGGCCAAGGCCGAGGCGGGCGCGACCATGGAGTGGGTTGACGGCAACATCGGCTCCAAGGTGACCATGAAGTACCCGTCGGTCTGGATGACCGGTGAGCACGCCAAGGGCGAGGTCATGTCGATCGCGTTCGCCGGCGAGGGCCAGCACCAGGACACCGGCGCGAAGATGCTGCACCTGGCGCCGCACACGTCGTCGACGATCATCAGCAAGTCGGTCTCCCGTGGCGGCGGCCGTACCTCGTACCGCGGCCTGGTCCGGGTGAACCCCGGTGCGCACCACAGCAAGTCGACGGTCAAGTGCGACGCCCTGTTGGTGGACACCGTCTCCCGGTCGGACACCTACCCCTACGTCGACGTCCGCGAGGACGACGTCGCGATGGGCCATGAGGCCACCGTCTCCAAGGTCTCCGAGGAGCAGCTCTTCTACCTGATGAGCCGTGGACTCACCGAGGACGAGGCGATGGCGATGATCGTGCGCGGCTTCGTCGAGCCGATCGCGCGCGAGCTGCCCATGGAGTACGCCCTCGAGCTGAACCGCCTGATCGAACTGCAGATGGAAGGAGCGGTGGGCTGA
- the sufC gene encoding Fe-S cluster assembly ATPase SufC: MATLEIKDLHVSVVTDDEPKEILRGVDLTVDSGQTHAIMGPNGSGKSTLAYSLAGHPKYQVTSGSVTLDGADVLAMTVDERARAGLFLAMQYPVEVPGVSTSNFLRTAATAVRGQAPAVRTWVKEVKSAMADLEIDPAFAERSVNEGFSGGEKKRHEILQLALLKPKIAVLDETDSGLDVDALRIVSEGVNRYKAESAASGEGVGVLLITHYTRILRYIQPDHVHVFAGGRIVESGGPDLAEELETNGYVRFTGAAVGGAS, encoded by the coding sequence GTGGCAACTCTCGAGATCAAGGACCTGCACGTCTCGGTGGTCACCGACGACGAGCCCAAGGAGATCCTGCGCGGCGTCGACCTGACCGTGGACAGCGGCCAGACGCACGCGATCATGGGCCCCAACGGTTCCGGCAAGTCGACCCTGGCCTACTCGCTGGCCGGGCACCCGAAGTACCAGGTCACCTCCGGCAGCGTCACCCTGGACGGCGCCGACGTGCTGGCGATGACCGTCGACGAGCGGGCCCGGGCCGGCCTCTTCCTGGCCATGCAGTACCCGGTAGAGGTGCCCGGCGTGTCCACCTCCAACTTCCTGCGCACCGCGGCCACCGCCGTGCGCGGCCAGGCACCCGCGGTGCGGACCTGGGTCAAGGAGGTCAAGTCCGCGATGGCCGACCTGGAGATCGACCCGGCGTTCGCCGAGCGCAGCGTCAACGAAGGCTTCTCCGGCGGCGAGAAGAAGCGCCACGAGATCCTGCAGCTGGCCCTGCTCAAGCCCAAGATCGCCGTGCTGGACGAGACCGACTCCGGTCTGGACGTCGACGCGCTGCGCATCGTGTCCGAGGGTGTCAACCGTTACAAGGCCGAGTCCGCCGCCTCCGGCGAGGGTGTCGGCGTCCTGCTGATCACCCACTACACGCGGATCCTGCGCTACATCCAGCCGGACCACGTGCACGTCTTCGCCGGTGGCCGCATCGTCGAGTCCGGTGGCCCGGACCTCGCCGAGGAGCTGGAGACCAACGGCTACGTCCGCTTCACCGGTGCGGCGGTGGGCGGCGCGTCATGA
- a CDS encoding metal-sulfur cluster assembly factor has protein sequence MDAAATATPAAPQVTAATIDEIEEALRDVVDPELGVNVVDLGLVYDLNVDDSGVLTIDMTLTSAACPLTDMIEDQVGAAVMGANGQLVNDYKINWVWLPPWGPEKITDDGREQLRALGFNI, from the coding sequence CTGGACGCCGCTGCGACCGCCACGCCGGCCGCGCCGCAGGTGACCGCCGCGACCATCGACGAGATCGAGGAGGCGCTGCGCGACGTGGTCGATCCCGAGCTCGGCGTCAACGTCGTCGACCTCGGGTTGGTCTACGACCTGAACGTCGACGACAGCGGCGTGCTCACCATCGACATGACGCTGACCAGCGCCGCCTGCCCGCTGACCGACATGATCGAGGACCAGGTCGGTGCCGCGGTGATGGGTGCCAACGGACAGCTGGTGAACGACTACAAGATCAACTGGGTCTGGCTGCCGCCCTGGGGTCCGGAAAAGATCACCGACGACGGGCGTGAGCAGCTGCGCGCGCTCGGGTTCAACATCTGA
- a CDS encoding acVLRF1 family peptidyl-tRNA hydrolase: MSTRSRPAPGGGIVVEIPPERVVGWINRFAGRNDGIDEITGDDNALALAGGDGTTASIAVPFPPMALGHREPVEALLDHIASLGTVGLILVRGGAHSIGIAREGVVLASSTDRKYLQGRTAAGGWSQQRYARRRGNQLTFSLEHAASLAARVLLDGPPIDALVVAGDSGAITTVLADRRLAPLLPLPRRTFGDIPEPRRAVLDDIAARSLHVEITVRGPGAGPGVG; this comes from the coding sequence GTGAGCACCCGCTCCCGCCCGGCCCCCGGCGGCGGGATCGTGGTCGAGATCCCGCCGGAACGGGTGGTCGGCTGGATCAACAGGTTCGCCGGCCGCAACGACGGCATCGACGAGATCACCGGGGACGACAACGCTCTCGCGCTGGCCGGCGGGGACGGGACGACCGCATCCATCGCCGTGCCGTTCCCGCCGATGGCCCTCGGCCACCGCGAGCCGGTCGAGGCGCTGCTGGACCACATCGCCTCCCTCGGCACGGTCGGGCTGATCCTGGTCCGCGGCGGTGCGCACTCGATCGGCATCGCCCGGGAGGGTGTGGTGCTCGCCTCGTCCACCGACCGCAAGTACCTGCAGGGGCGGACGGCCGCCGGCGGCTGGTCGCAACAGCGGTACGCGCGCCGCCGCGGCAACCAACTCACCTTCTCGCTGGAGCACGCGGCCTCGCTGGCGGCCCGGGTCCTGCTGGACGGTCCGCCGATCGATGCGCTGGTGGTGGCCGGCGACTCCGGGGCGATCACCACCGTGCTCGCCGACCGCCGGCTGGCGCCGCTGCTGCCGCTGCCCCGGCGCACCTTCGGTGACATCCCGGAGCCGCGCCGGGCGGTGCTGGACGACATCGCCGCCCGCAGCCTGCATGTGGAGATCACCGTGCGCGGCCCGGGAGCCGGTCCGGGTGTCGGGTAG
- the mptB gene encoding polyprenol phosphomannose-dependent alpha 1,6 mannosyltransferase MptB — MSSTGAAKGTAPGPIVPADTPAAADTFHADDPPARPAAEPGHHVPASAPLDVADRRRLGRLRRWGTVGALLMAVGSTSSYGAATPIPNPLDGLRVIGLLSRLGPAALACSYAGIGLLVLCWFLIGRLSRPGRERRLSRTQLTHTLAMWSVPLLITPPIFSRDSYSYLAVGQMMANGLDPYAQGPYDALGDGDPLAHQVDARWQHTTSPYGPAFLLIARGVVAITGDSVVAGVLVQRLVELLGVAMIVWALPRLARRCGIDPVAALWLGALNPVLLFHLVAGAHNEALMLGFMLAGLVVALGRTADGPQDPPWLHERPWLRVVAGSALITVGVGVKATAAMALAFLVVALARRAGGRWADLWRWALVVGATTLAVFAVLTLWAGVGLGWISALNTPGSVRSFLSVSTTLGAGAGQIGLLLGLGDHSSAAIDVMQPVGTALGALLALVVLWRCWRPGRSGRILEPIQGLGLALGAFVLLGPVIQPWYLLWAALPLAASTGLSGYRRATIWLTTVFAVIIMPNGATIPVFTIFQAVAVGAVVVGGVLLLLRRGDGLPAGAPASPLARFRRPPRRSVAGEAAASPYSDAS, encoded by the coding sequence GTGAGCTCGACCGGCGCGGCGAAGGGCACTGCCCCCGGCCCGATCGTGCCCGCCGACACCCCGGCCGCAGCCGACACGTTCCACGCCGACGACCCGCCCGCCCGACCGGCCGCGGAGCCCGGGCACCACGTGCCGGCGTCGGCGCCGCTGGACGTGGCGGACCGGCGCCGGCTCGGGCGCCTGCGCCGCTGGGGCACTGTCGGCGCCCTGCTGATGGCGGTCGGCTCGACCTCGTCCTACGGTGCGGCCACCCCGATCCCCAACCCGCTCGACGGGCTGCGGGTGATCGGCCTGCTGTCCCGGCTCGGTCCGGCCGCGCTCGCCTGCTCCTACGCCGGCATCGGGCTGCTGGTGCTCTGCTGGTTCCTCATCGGCCGGCTCTCCCGACCCGGTCGGGAACGGCGACTGTCCCGGACCCAGCTCACCCACACCCTCGCGATGTGGTCGGTCCCGCTGCTGATCACCCCGCCGATCTTCTCCCGGGACAGCTACAGCTATCTCGCCGTCGGCCAGATGATGGCCAACGGCCTCGACCCCTACGCCCAGGGCCCGTACGACGCCCTCGGCGACGGGGATCCGCTGGCCCACCAGGTCGACGCCCGGTGGCAGCACACGACCAGCCCCTACGGTCCGGCCTTCCTGCTGATCGCCCGCGGTGTGGTCGCGATCACCGGCGACTCGGTAGTGGCCGGGGTGCTGGTGCAGCGACTGGTCGAACTGCTCGGGGTGGCGATGATCGTCTGGGCGCTCCCCCGGCTGGCCCGTCGCTGCGGGATCGACCCGGTGGCCGCCCTCTGGCTCGGGGCCCTCAACCCGGTCCTGCTCTTCCATCTGGTCGCCGGTGCGCACAACGAGGCGCTGATGCTCGGCTTCATGCTGGCCGGCCTGGTGGTCGCGCTCGGGCGCACGGCCGACGGACCGCAGGATCCGCCCTGGCTGCACGAGCGGCCGTGGCTGCGGGTCGTCGCCGGCAGCGCACTGATCACCGTGGGCGTCGGAGTGAAGGCGACCGCCGCGATGGCGCTGGCGTTCCTGGTGGTCGCGCTGGCCCGGCGCGCCGGTGGTCGCTGGGCGGATCTGTGGCGTTGGGCACTCGTGGTGGGCGCGACGACCCTGGCCGTCTTCGCCGTGCTGACGCTCTGGGCCGGGGTCGGACTCGGCTGGATCAGCGCGTTGAACACCCCGGGATCGGTCCGCAGCTTCCTGTCGGTGTCCACCACGCTCGGCGCCGGGGCGGGGCAGATCGGGCTGCTGCTGGGGCTCGGCGACCACAGCTCCGCGGCCATCGACGTCATGCAGCCGGTCGGGACCGCGCTGGGCGCGCTGCTCGCCCTGGTGGTGCTCTGGCGGTGCTGGCGGCCCGGCCGCAGCGGCCGGATCCTCGAGCCGATCCAGGGTCTGGGCCTGGCACTCGGCGCGTTCGTGCTGCTCGGGCCGGTGATCCAGCCCTGGTACCTGCTGTGGGCGGCGCTGCCGCTGGCGGCCTCGACCGGGCTGTCCGGGTACCGGCGGGCGACCATCTGGCTGACCACCGTGTTCGCGGTGATCATCATGCCGAACGGGGCCACCATCCCGGTGTTCACGATCTTCCAGGCGGTGGCGGTCGGCGCCGTGGTCGTCGGCGGTGTGCTGCTGCTGCTGCGCCGCGGCGACGGGTTGCCCGCCGGCGCCCCGGCCTCGCCGCTCGCCCGGTTCCGCCGGCCGCCCCGGCGGTCGGTGGCCGGAGAGGCCGCCGCGAGTCCTTACTCTGATGCCTCGTGA
- the sufU gene encoding Fe-S cluster assembly sulfur transfer protein SufU, whose product MKMEALYQEIILDHYRAPHHAGLREEFDSQVHHVNPTCGDEVTLRVKLSQAEGADTSAVVVEDISYDALGCSISQASTSVLTDLTIGRSLPEALATLDEFNRMVTSRGTVEGDEDVLGDGIAFAGVSKYPARVKCALLGWMAFKDAASQALDGAGGAQTEQAAPPAGEVTA is encoded by the coding sequence ATGAAGATGGAAGCGCTGTACCAGGAGATCATCCTGGACCACTACCGCGCGCCCCATCACGCGGGGCTGCGCGAGGAGTTCGACAGCCAGGTGCACCACGTCAACCCGACCTGCGGTGACGAGGTGACCCTGCGGGTGAAGCTGTCGCAGGCCGAGGGCGCCGACACCTCGGCGGTGGTCGTCGAGGACATCTCGTACGACGCGCTGGGCTGCTCGATCTCGCAGGCGTCGACCTCCGTGCTCACCGACCTGACGATCGGCCGGTCGCTGCCCGAGGCGCTGGCCACGCTGGACGAGTTCAACCGGATGGTCACCTCCCGTGGCACCGTGGAGGGTGACGAGGACGTGCTCGGCGACGGCATCGCCTTCGCCGGGGTGTCGAAGTACCCGGCGCGGGTCAAGTGCGCTCTGCTGGGCTGGATGGCGTTCAAAGACGCGGCGAGCCAGGCGCTCGACGGTGCCGGCGGGGCACAGACAGAGCAGGCAGCACCGCCTGCAGGAGAGGTGACGGCATGA
- a CDS encoding deoxyguanosinetriphosphate triphosphohydrolase family protein — MDARLRRRSDTGPASGNPLEEFRSDLERIRFSPYFSRLAAVTQVISQGAAGQVVHNRLTHTIKVTAVARAIATTLAHGPHRAVLDRLGGIDPVVVQAAASAHDLGHPPFGHLGEQVLDRLARSRFGLADGFEGNAQTFRILTELDVHGLSGEGLDLTAAVRAAVLKYPWARFGVPSPHPSGMAEAPKGGGPGLDGHGSGKFSAYQLDVSEMTEVLACFPQIGPMRQTVECSVMDVADDIAYSLHDLDDFHRSGVLQHASVAAEFRTWLRQRAELERTDERDLRADDRSPGYSLELLRRRMAVKDAWIFDDEAFAVAVGRVATDLVDGLLAVPFDSSLAAERAIGVFTSTWIAHLQESVTVDENPPVRAGFVLLGRQAWHEVAALKFVHQRFVLDRPDLAMFQRGQAQVLTALVADLDSWLGDPRDAGRAPRRLIDLVDLATQGYRRLAREQPELLLAPDAEEPVRENDLRRWGRGRGIMDYVASLTDDRAAVSATTLAGHSARLWDAGSAL; from the coding sequence ATGGATGCCCGGCTGCGCCGACGGAGTGACACGGGACCGGCGTCGGGCAATCCGCTGGAGGAGTTCCGCAGCGACCTCGAGCGGATCCGCTTCTCGCCCTACTTCTCCCGGCTGGCCGCGGTCACCCAGGTCATCTCCCAGGGCGCCGCCGGCCAGGTGGTGCACAACCGGCTGACCCACACGATCAAGGTCACGGCGGTGGCTCGGGCCATCGCCACCACGCTGGCGCACGGGCCGCACCGCGCTGTACTGGACCGGCTCGGCGGCATCGACCCGGTGGTCGTCCAGGCCGCCGCCAGTGCGCACGACCTCGGTCACCCGCCGTTCGGGCACCTGGGGGAGCAGGTGCTGGACCGGCTCGCCCGGTCCCGGTTCGGGCTGGCCGACGGGTTCGAGGGCAACGCCCAGACCTTCCGCATCCTCACCGAGCTGGACGTGCACGGGCTCTCCGGTGAGGGGCTCGACCTGACCGCCGCGGTGCGGGCCGCCGTCCTGAAGTACCCGTGGGCCCGGTTCGGGGTGCCGTCCCCGCACCCGAGCGGTATGGCCGAGGCGCCCAAGGGCGGCGGGCCCGGGCTGGACGGGCACGGGTCCGGGAAGTTCTCCGCGTACCAGCTCGACGTCTCCGAGATGACCGAGGTACTGGCCTGTTTCCCGCAGATCGGGCCGATGCGGCAGACCGTCGAGTGCTCGGTGATGGACGTCGCCGACGACATCGCCTACTCGCTGCACGATCTCGACGACTTCCACCGCTCCGGCGTGCTGCAGCACGCGTCGGTGGCCGCGGAGTTCCGGACCTGGCTGCGGCAGCGGGCCGAGCTGGAGCGCACCGACGAACGAGACCTGCGGGCCGACGACCGGAGCCCCGGGTACTCGCTGGAGCTGCTGCGCCGCCGGATGGCCGTCAAGGACGCCTGGATCTTCGACGACGAGGCCTTCGCAGTGGCCGTCGGCCGGGTGGCGACCGATCTGGTGGACGGGCTGCTGGCGGTGCCCTTCGACTCCTCGCTGGCCGCAGAGCGGGCCATCGGGGTCTTCACCTCGACCTGGATCGCCCATCTGCAGGAGTCGGTCACCGTCGACGAGAACCCGCCGGTCCGTGCAGGTTTCGTGCTGCTCGGCCGGCAGGCCTGGCACGAGGTCGCGGCGCTGAAGTTCGTGCACCAGCGGTTCGTGCTGGACCGGCCGGACCTGGCGATGTTCCAGCGCGGTCAGGCGCAGGTGCTGACCGCGCTGGTGGCGGACCTGGACTCCTGGCTGGGCGACCCGCGGGACGCCGGGCGGGCGCCGCGCCGGCTGATCGACCTGGTCGACCTGGCGACCCAGGGGTACCGCCGGCTGGCCCGGGAGCAGCCGGAGCTGCTGCTGGCACCGGACGCCGAGGAGCCGGTGCGGGAGAACGACCTGCGCCGTTGGGGCCGTGGGCGCGGGATCATGGACTACGTCGCCTCGCTCACCGACGACCGGGCTGCAGTGTCCGCGACGACCCTGGCCGGGCACTCCGCGCGGTTGTGGGACGCCGGGTCGGCCCTGTGA
- the sufD gene encoding Fe-S cluster assembly protein SufD — protein sequence MTVATDTLSATPETGIAEHTHVGGRTVAAVPAFLHPQGSTDLADHPVPGGREELWRFTPLRRLRGVHDDAPLTGDTFTVTVDAPQGVSARSVSGAEAAELKGSSGYLPTDRPSARAFDAADSVFLVDIPADAVVEDPISVTFTGTGTDTAIPAHLLIRAGRFASASVVVAYEGSATLVENVEIVVGDGARLTVVGIDEWGDATGGGAAGEGGSVHLAAHHLSVGRDAVVKHALLAFGGDLVRSTVAVDYTAPGGDAELLGLYFADAGQHLEQRLFVDHDATHCKSNVLYKGALQGNGAHTVWVGDVLIRATAEGTDTYEMNRNLILTDGARADSVPNLEIETGEIAGAGHASATGRFDDDQLFYLLSRGIPEDVARRLVVRGFFGEVLQRIGVPSVVERAAQTIERELEQSGI from the coding sequence CTGACCGTGGCCACCGACACCCTGAGCGCGACCCCGGAGACCGGGATCGCCGAGCACACCCACGTCGGCGGCCGCACGGTCGCCGCCGTCCCGGCGTTCCTGCACCCGCAGGGATCGACCGATCTCGCCGACCACCCGGTCCCCGGCGGCCGCGAGGAGCTGTGGCGCTTCACCCCGCTGCGCCGGCTGCGCGGCGTGCACGACGACGCCCCGCTGACCGGCGACACCTTCACCGTGACCGTCGATGCGCCGCAGGGCGTCTCGGCGCGGTCGGTGTCCGGCGCGGAGGCCGCGGAGCTCAAGGGCTCGTCCGGCTACCTGCCGACCGACCGCCCGTCGGCCCGTGCGTTCGACGCCGCGGACAGCGTGTTCCTCGTCGACATCCCGGCGGACGCCGTGGTGGAGGACCCGATCTCGGTCACCTTCACCGGCACCGGGACGGACACCGCGATCCCGGCCCACCTGCTGATCCGGGCCGGCCGTTTCGCCTCCGCCTCGGTCGTCGTCGCCTACGAGGGCTCGGCGACGCTGGTGGAGAACGTGGAGATCGTGGTCGGCGACGGTGCCCGGCTGACCGTGGTCGGCATCGACGAGTGGGGCGACGCGACCGGCGGCGGCGCCGCGGGCGAGGGCGGCTCGGTGCACCTGGCCGCGCACCACCTGAGCGTCGGCCGGGACGCGGTGGTCAAGCACGCGCTGCTGGCCTTCGGCGGCGACCTGGTGCGCAGCACCGTCGCGGTCGACTACACCGCCCCCGGCGGTGACGCCGAACTGCTCGGTCTCTACTTCGCCGACGCCGGACAGCATCTCGAGCAGCGGCTCTTCGTCGACCACGACGCGACGCACTGCAAGTCCAACGTGCTCTACAAGGGTGCGCTGCAGGGCAACGGCGCGCACACGGTCTGGGTCGGCGACGTGCTGATCCGGGCCACCGCCGAGGGCACCGACACCTACGAGATGAACCGCAACCTGATCCTCACGGACGGCGCGCGGGCCGACTCGGTGCCGAACCTGGAGATCGAGACCGGGGAGATCGCCGGCGCCGGGCACGCCAGCGCCACCGGCCGTTTCGACGACGACCAGCTGTTCTACCTGCTGTCCCGTGGCATCCCGGAGGACGTCGCGCGGCGCCTGGTGGTGCGCGGCTTCTTCGGCGAGGTGCTGCAGCGCATCGGCGTGCCGAGCGTGGTCGAGCGGGCCGCGCAGACCATCGAGCGTGAGCTCGAGCAGTCCGGCATCTGA
- a CDS encoding helix-turn-helix transcriptional regulator — translation MKTATRTREGVPAVPSVHPDKGRDQAEHAELKTREAVVEALLAEGPATAGTLATRLGISAAGIRRHLDQLLAEGAVITREAHAAGPRGRGRPAKAYLLTETGRSRLPHSYDDIAVQALEFLAESAGPEAVEAFARRRAEALVEPYLADLAATEDLHERVEILSRALTAGGFAASVERVGVGEQLCQHHCPVATVAGRFPQLCEAEFAVLSEALGSYAQRLATIARGDSFCTTFIPVGAAGLTVRAGSGGTDGASPAAGAPHARTARPTAASAPTEQGRTTS, via the coding sequence GTGAAAACGGCGACCCGCACCCGTGAGGGTGTCCCCGCGGTGCCGTCGGTGCACCCGGACAAGGGTCGTGACCAGGCAGAACACGCCGAGCTGAAGACCCGCGAGGCAGTCGTCGAGGCGCTGCTCGCGGAAGGCCCGGCCACCGCCGGAACCCTCGCCACCCGGCTGGGCATCTCGGCGGCCGGCATCCGCCGACACCTGGACCAGCTGCTGGCCGAGGGGGCGGTGATCACCCGGGAGGCGCACGCCGCCGGACCGCGGGGTCGCGGTCGTCCGGCCAAGGCCTACCTGCTCACCGAGACCGGCCGGTCCCGGTTGCCGCACTCCTACGACGACATCGCGGTGCAGGCGCTGGAGTTCCTCGCCGAGTCCGCAGGTCCGGAAGCGGTCGAGGCCTTCGCCCGCCGCCGGGCCGAGGCTCTGGTCGAGCCGTACCTGGCGGACCTGGCCGCCACCGAGGACCTGCACGAGCGGGTCGAGATCCTGTCCCGGGCGCTCACCGCCGGCGGTTTCGCTGCCAGCGTCGAGCGGGTCGGCGTGGGGGAGCAGCTCTGCCAGCACCACTGCCCGGTGGCCACCGTCGCCGGTCGTTTCCCGCAGCTCTGCGAGGCGGAATTCGCCGTGCTGTCGGAGGCGTTGGGCAGTTACGCGCAACGGCTCGCCACGATCGCCCGTGGTGACTCGTTCTGCACCACCTTCATCCCCGTCGGGGCCGCCGGTCTGACCGTGCGCGCCGGTTCCGGCGGTACCGACGGTGCTTCCCCTGCCGCGGGGGCACCACACGCGCGCACCGCACGGCCGACCGCCGCATCGGCCCCGACTGAACAGGGAAGGACCACGTCGTGA